CGTCAAATAGTTTAATAGTATTGGTCTCCTGGAAATAGTCGGACCCAAATTCGGCGGTCATGACGGTTGATGCAATGGCCAGCACCGGCGCACCAGACCGATGCGCATCATACAAACCATTGATGAGGTGTACGTGGCCGGGGCCGCTGCTGCCCGCGCAGCAGGCCAATCCGTTCAGTTGGGCTTCGGCGCCGGCAGCGTAGGCGCCAGCCTCCTCGTGCCGTACGTGTATCCACTGGATGCTGCCGTTGCGCCGCACGGCATCGTTAACTTCATTCAGGCTGTCGCCTGTAACAGCGTATATTCTTTTAATGCCAGCTTCGGCCAGCATGTTTACTAATTGATCGGCAACGGTTTTTGACATGGCGTAAGGGTTTATCAAACAAACCCATTTTTGCGCCGGGAGTTTTTATTTTTCGTTCGTTTTTAAAGGTGATCTTTTCCAGTTGATCCTGGAACAGGTCGATAGCTTCTAGAAAAACGACGCCTTGCCGGTTGCTGTTAAAAACATGGAAATGTTGATTTCGCGGTAACTCGTCGCCGGCTTCCAACCAAACCTGATATTGTCATACTTGGCGCAAGCGATCCAACGGTCATCGGTTACCCTTGCTACCACCGCAAAACCCACGCCTGTGGCATGACAAGATCATATCCAGCATTTCTTTAACGATGGGGGGATATGCTGGATGTCGTTTAAAAATCTTTTTCAGCAGGTTGAAAAAGATGTCCATCGCTCGGGCCAAATTGATAGATGGGTTGGAAAAGGCTAAACGAAGACGTACGGCAAGTTATATGGAATAAATATCAATGTTGTTGTTTTTTGTTTACAGCGGTAGGCTAAAATAAAAGGTCGAACCCTTGTCGCTTTCGCTTTCCGCCCAAACCTTCCCGCCATGACGCTGGATAATTTCCGAACTTAGGTACAAGCCAATTCCAAAACCCGCGATGTGTCGGGTGTGGTTACTTTCTACCCGGTAATAACGGTCGAAGATACGTTCCAGGTCCTCGGGCTTAATACCCATCCCCCGATCCTGCACGCTAACCGTTACCTCAGCATTGCTCCTCATACAATGAACATCAATCTCGGCGCCTTTGGGCGAATATTTAATGGCATTATTAAGCAGGTTGGAAATTACAGAAGCGATCTTGTCCCGGTCGGCACTGATGGGGATGGCCGGACACGGAGAAAAACGGATCTGTTGGCCGCCGGCTGTCAGTTCGGCTTCGGCGATCATTTCTCCCAGAAGTGCAATCAGGTCGAATGTCTGTTTGTCAATATGGATCTTACCGGATTCAAGGCGGGAGATATTGAGGAAGCCATTGATCATGGCTGTCATCCGTTTGACTTGCTGATCGGCCTTTTGCATCGCGCCGGCCAAAAAGCTATCCTCACTATGCTGCAATTTCAATTTGGCCACCTGCACTACCGCTGACAGCGAGGTTAAGGGGGTTTTCAGTTCATGGCTGACCATACCGATAAAATCGTTCTTACGCGTTTCATCCAGTTTCTTTTCCGTAATGTCGCGAGCGATCTTGGAAACGCCGATAATGCGTCCAGCCTTGTCCTTGATCGGTGAAACGGTAACCGATACGTCGATCAGTTGCCCGTCACTTCTTACGCGCTTGGTCTCAAAGTGGTTGATACGTTCCCCACGGGCTATCGTGGCCAGGATATGCGGCTCTTCGGCGTACCGCTCCGGCGGTATCAGTTTATAAATGCTTTCGCCGATCATTTCTTCAGCACTGTACCCAAAAACGCGCTGCGCGGATTCATTCCAGCTGGTTACAATCCCTTCCAGTGTTTTGCTCACGATGGCGTCATGCGAGGTTTCAATAATGGCCGCCAGCTTGGCGCTTTTTTCATCAGCTTCTTTAAGGTCATGAATATCAACGACCGTACCGATAAACAGTTGCGGCTGCTGTTCTTCAAAATAAACATTGCCCTGCGCCTTGATCCAGCGGGTTTCACCCGTATCAAACCGGAGGATGCGATAGCTGATATTATAATGGCCATCACCGGCCGGGTCCAGCGCTTTTTGAATGTCGGCTTCCACGACCGCACGGTCATCCGGGTGAATATGATCAGCGAATGCTGAGAAAGTTGGTTCAATGCCGGCCGGGATACCATAAACATCGCGGCATTCTTTGGACCAGTACAATTCTCCGGTTAGGAGACGATATTCCCAGGTGCCCAGGCCGGTAGATTCGATCGCCATGCGTAAGCGCGATGCGCTGGTTTCCAGTTCGCGGTTGATCGCTTCGTATCGAAGCTGAATTTCGGTCAGGTCCTTGTTGGTGGTGGCCAGCTCTTCGTTGGCAGCGGCCATCTCCTCGTTCGCCCGCTGTACTTCGGCGCGGGCGTTCACCTGAGCGGTCACGTCGATCGTTATCGCAAACACTCCGGCGATCTTGCCGGAAGTATCGCGGTAAGCCTTGTATACAAAGTTTTGATAAACCACTTCCGGTTTGCCGTGCCGTAGCAACGATACCGGCATTTCGCTGGCATAAAAGGTTTCACCGGTCTCATAAACATTTTGTATGACCAGCTCTAAGCCCTGGCCGCGTGCGTCGGGCAAGGCATCAAAGACCGGTTTGTTCATGACGTCGGCCTGCGGTTTCCCCCAAAGTTCCACCATTAGCGCATTAGCCACGGTGATGACATGGCTGGGTCCCATCATAATACACATGGCCACGGGGGCCTGTGCGACCATATTACGGAGGTTTTCTTCATTTTGCTCCACCTGTTGTTTAGCAAGCACCAAGTCTGTGATATCGGCACCAGTGTTCATGATGCCGTAAACTTCGCCATCGGCATCATGCAAGGGAGTAAAACTATAATTAAAGTAAAACGGTTGCAGGTGGCCGGAAATTTCGATGTCAACCCGCTGGCTGCGCGCATGGAAAGTCTCGCCTGTCAGGAAAACCCGGTCAAGCTGTTCGAAGATCTGCTGGCCGGCCAGCTCCGGTAATACTTCCCGGTAGGTCTTGCCGATCACGTCGTTGCCTTTGCCCCAGACCTCAATGATTGCCTGGTTGGCCATGAGAATGCGCATTTCCCGTCCCGTGTAAACCCCGATTGGGAACGGCGCAGCCGCCATCAGGCTTTTGGAACGCTGCTCGCTTACCTGCAACAACTGCTGGATCTGGATGAGTTCATCATTGGTGGTAGCCAGCTCTTCATTGGATGCTGCCATTTCTTCGTTCATTAACTGCAGGCTTTCTTCTGCTTGTTTCCGGTCGGTTACATCCCGCGTGGTACCTGCCACTGCCTCTACCTCGCCATCGGCGCCGATCACCGGAATCAGGATGTAGTCGTATATGCGTTTACCCATGGTCGCATGCGGAAAGCCGACCTCACCGCGCACCGGTTGTTTAGTGGCCCGAACCTGGTCGATCTCCCTTTCATGCATCAGTGCATGCCATTCCTCATAACCGTTCTCCCGCAGGCCTTTACCAACCGCTTCGCCGGCTGTTTTGCCCCACATGTTCAGCAGAGCGGTGTTGGCATACAGGAAACGATAGTCAAGGCTGAATACATACATCAGGTCGGGCGTATTCGAGGTAATCGTTTCGTAAAGCCTTTTTTGCTGTTCGGCCCGTTCATGCGACGCCCGCAGCGCCTGCTGCACCTCCAGCATTTCAGTGACTTCGAATACAAATACCATAATGCCATCCACATGCCCGTCGGCACCGTGGCGGGCTTCATAATTGAAGGTAAAAAAGCGGTCGTGCACAGGCCCGCCTTCAAATTCGGCTATGGGCACCAGGGATTCCCTGACCGTATAGGCCTCGCCGGTATGGTAAACATCCCGCAGGATCGTTTCCAGCGGCGTCCCGATCAGCTCTGGCAAGGCTTCAAAGATCGGCCGGCCCAGCAGTTTACGTTCCGGCATCAGGGCCTGGTAGGCGGGGTTCACCAATTCATAGACCAACTCGGGTCCTTCCAGAATGCAAATGCCGGCTGGTGCCTGCATAAAGAAGCTTTTCAGGCGGTCTCGTTCGGCCTGAAAAGCAGTTTTAGCGGCTTTTTCTTCTAGGCGTTGGGCAACCTCCTTGGTATTTTCCAACACCCAGACCACCACTTTAACGATCTCCCCGGCGTCACTCCGGAGCGGCGCGTACACAAAATTGATCACAATCATTTCCTCACGGCCATGGCGGATCAGCGGTATTTCCAGCCCTTCACGGCGGATAGTTTCTCCTTGAGACGCCCGATTCAGATCATCTTCAAATAAATGCCTGACCTCGGCAAAAGACTCCCAGTACCATTTGCCAATGATCGAATGGGGCGGTTTTCCGGCGATCTCCAGGAACTTGTCGTTCAGTAGTTCAGTTTTTTGCGTAGCCGCATCCAGTACTGCGATGCCAATGGGTGCGCTGTTGACCAGTTCTTTCAGATGTTCGTTATCTATAAATTTCATGCCATGGGTATTCTACAGTCTTCCCAAACGCAAATTGACCGCGTGAATAGGTTAAAATATCAGATTGTTAAATTTAACCCAGAACAATCAAATTCCGAAAATTGTTTAAGTAAGCCAACCAGCTTTATTTTTCAGTGAGTGGAACCCGCCTTACATAATATGTTAAAAGTTTATCCATTCTTATTCGTAGAAATGATCACGACCGGAGTGGAACTTGATATTCACAGGGTGACCTGTACAATAGGAGCTAAGCTGACTTCTTTCAATAGTTATAGTGCAACGCTCGTCCGTGTCCAAGAACGCGGTATAAAAGGCTTACGAGGTCCTGAAAGAAAGAATTTTACGGCATCTGCTTCCGAAAGAGCTTTTTGTAACGCTAAACAGGTCAGATATTCAACTGAACTATAAATCAGGCTAATAATTATATTTGCAGCCTAAATTTAAGAACATGGAAAAATTAGCAGAGTTAAAAGCCCTTGTTGAGACGGCCGAAAAAGAAGGCGCAGCATTTTATGAGAAAAACAATAAAGCAGCCGGTACCCGTTTGCGTAACGCACTGCAGGAAATTAAGGTTATTGCTACAGATTTGCGTAAAGATGTAACCGAAAAGAAAAACGCAGCAAAATAAATCAATTTATAATGTTTTGGGAAAGCCCCGTCCTTCAGGATGGGGCTTTGTTGTTTGTGCAAACCCATTTGATGCCTCTTCAGTTTTTTGTACCTGCTGGACTTTTAAGCAAAGTAATCTGAGCCTTTCAACAAAGTGAACAAGTCGCCGATCGCCGAACTTTGTTTCTGTAATTAGAAAAGATGAAAATCATAGATCCGCATGATTATGAGCGATGAAAACAAAGTCCAGGAAATCGAAGCCAGGCAGCCGGCACAGAAGCCGCGGGTGCTGTTAAATACTTATACCGGTACCCAATTAGCGGGTGAAGCTTTGGTGACCGATCATATTTTTAGCTACATCCTTTGTGGGCAGCATGAGGTATGGGTTGGCGGCAGCCGGTACACTTTTGGTGAGGGTGACTTCCGCTTCTTTAAAAGAAACCAACTGGCTCGGTATGTTAAAAGCCCTGCCGGCGGCAGTTTTAAATCCCTGGCGGTGCACATTGATCAGTACACTTTACGCGAAATAAGCGATGCCTACGGATTAATGGCTGATAAAAGCGATGACCACAGCGGGGCCATACTGCTCCGGCCGGACAATTGGTTAAAGGGATTCGCAGATTCGCTGCTGCCTTATGTAATGCAACAGCAACCAGACCAGCGGATTGTTGCGCTTAAAACACGCGAACTGGTCTTACTGCTCTTGCAAAATAACCCCGCGTTTAAAAACATCCTTTTTGATTTCAGTGAACCGGGAAAGATAGATATGGAGGCTTTTATGAACAGTCATTACCGGTATAACGTGAGCCTGGAGCGTTTTGCCTTTCTGACCGGGCGAAGTCTTTCCGGGTTTAAACGTGATTTTGAAAAGCTGTACCAAACTAGCCCCGGTAGATGGCTGGTGCAAAAAAGATTACAGGAGGCCAGGTACCGGATCGAATCACAGCATGAAAAACCAGGCGATGTTTACCTCGACCTGGGATTCGAGGATCTGTCACACTTTTCTTTTGCTTACAAAAAAGCATTTGGCTATGCGCCCAACAAAAGGCATTCAAACATTAACCTATAAAAATCAAACAATGGACATTCAATTAAAGGGTAAACGTGCGCTGGTAACCGGTTCAAGCTCCGGATTAGGCGAGGCAGTTGCAAAACTACTGGCTGCCGAAGGCGCCACAGTAATTATTCATGGCCGTAACAAGGAGCGGGTGCAGGCAACGGTAGCTGATATCATCCATCTTGGCGGATCAGCCGAAGTGGCCATCGGTGATCTCTCAACAGACGAAGGCGCTGATGCGGTAGCGGCAGCGGCGCTCCGCTCAGGACAAATCGATATCCTAGTCAATAATGCGGGCGAAACATCCCACAAATCATGGGGTGATGCTACTACGGAAGACTGGTTGTCAATCTATAACACTAATGTGGTCTCCTATGTCCGTATGATCCAGCGAATCGTTCCGCAGATGAAATCCTTGGGTTGGGGCAGGGTTATCCATATCGGCGGCGGCCTGGCCATACAGCCCATTAAGGAACAGCCACATTACAACGCAACGCTTGCAGCCCGTCATAATCTGTCCGTATCGCTGGCCCGAACGCTGAAGGAGACCGGGATAACCTCCAATGTGGTATCTCCCGGTGCCGTCATCAATCCAATGGTAGAAGAGTGGCTACAAAATGCAGCTTCAAAATTTGGCTGGGGAACCGATCCGGAAGAGATCAAATACAAAGCCGTACAAGACCTGATCCCCAATGATACCGGCAGGTTTGGCAAGCCCAATGAAATTGCGGGTGCTGTAGCGTATCTGTGTAGCCGTTATGCCGATTATATCAGCGGATCTGTACTTCGCGTGGATGGTGGCACCATTCGTTGTCTTTAAAAGATCCGGTCAAATTCATGTAGGGCAGCAAAATGATCTGTATTACCTGTTTCTTCCCAACCGAAATCTGATTAAATTAAAGATAGTAGTATCTGTTTTTATAGATACCAATAAAGTGGCACAAATTTTTGAAGGCAGCGCGTTTGGGAGCCCTCCAAAACGCATGGCCGGCGGGTGGTTGAACCCTAGTAGGCGCTATTTCATCTAGTCCGCTTTTTATCTATGTCCCGCCAGATGCGCTGGCGGGGCATAGATGGTTTCAGGCAAATATGAGTTCCGCAGCCTGTTTGAATTTGGGATGTGCTGCAGATGATTCCACATGCTACAGGATTACACGCACCGTATAAATCACCGAGTAATCGTCGAATAGCTAGCCGGGAAATACGGCGCACTGCGGTTCGGGTTCTGCTGGTGTTGTTCGGCTTTCTGTTTCACCTCTTCAGCCAGTTACTTACAGCAAAGCATACCAATCAATCCTACCTAATCAAACGCATATTCTTTTATAATTCAGCCTAAAAACAACCTGAAACAAATACCGTAAAGCACCATTTGATACTTAACCTTTTCATAACATAAAGCTGTTAATTAAAAAATATTATGAGCATAGTTTTGCAGCCGGTTTAAGTCCAAATACTTCGCCCCCCCTGGAAGAATGCCCAAAAGACAGAGAAACTCAGCACAATTGTATGCACTCGGCATGGCGCTTGTGTACTTGTTTTTCTCGTGCCTGTACGTAATACAATGCATGCAGACTTCACAGATGCTTCATACCCAATCTTCGCAGGTAGTAAAGCACCATCCTTCCATTGTTTTAGCAAAGTCTTTCAGAAGCAGAAACCATTCACCTATCGGTAAGTTTCTGCACAAACCACGAGTTATTACTCAGAAAAAAACAATGCTGGCTCTTGCCGCTACGCTGGCGTTTTGCCTTGTTTTTTGCTTTTTCAACGTACAAGCCAAGCGATTTTCGTTTGCCACGGTTTATCAACATGGTTATCAGCCCCATCATGTTCTAGCCTTGCTCCAGACCTGGAGAATCTGATCCCCTCTATTTCCTTCTAACAAGTATTGACGGCCCGCAATAGCGACGCGCCTGTATTCATTTGTCCATTTTTTTCTGCTAAGACCACGCCCCGCGACCGGTCCTGGCCTCACTTTGCTCATTTTTTTAAATTTTTTAACAATAAACATTTCTGGTATGAGACCAATCTACTCTTATTTCAAGATTGCCTTGTCTATGATTGTCTTTACAATTATTGCAACGCAGAGTTTCGCGCAACAAACGCGGCTTATTAAAGGCCAGGTCGTCGACGCCGCCGACGGGACTGCCATCATTGGTGCATCCGTTAGGGTGAAAGGCACACGCACCGGCGCATCGGCAGACCTTAACGGTAATTTTCAGGTAACGGCCCATAACGGCGACGTATTGGTAATTACCTACATTGGTTACGTGGCACAAGAAGTTTCGGTTAACAGCGCCCCGTTAACCGTGCGCCTTGCTGCTGATAAACATGCACTTAGCGAAGTAGTTGTTACTGCTTTGGGTATCAGCAAGCAAAGCAAATCGCTGGGTTATGCTGTACAAACTCTTAGCGCATCTCAAGTATCTAACGTTCCTGATCCTAACCTAGTGAATGACCTGCAGGGTAAGTTAGCCGGTGTGCAGATCACCAACGGTTCTGCCGGCGTGGGTTCAACCTCACGTGTGGTTATCCGTGGCGAGAACTCGTTTTCTGGTACCAACCAGCCGCTGTTTGTAGTTGATGGTGTGCCTATCAGCAACGATACCTATTTTAACGATGCGGTTAACAATTCATCAAACCAGGGCACCTGGGCCGAGGTTGACTGGGGTAACGGCGCCTCTGAGGTGAATCCTAATGATGTGGAAAGCATGTCTATACTGAAAGGCCCAACCGCAGCAGCCCTTTATGGTTCACGCGCGGCCAACGGCGCGGTAGTAATCACCACAAAAAAAGGAAAATCAAAACCGGGTCTGGCTGGTATCCAGTTCAACTCTCAAACCACTATTGAAACTGTAATGCGCTATCCGGCCCTGCAAAACCAATATGGTGCAGGTAACGGCAGCGTAGATTACAAATATGTAAACGGCGCAGGTTCAACCGAGAACAACATCCCTAACTTCGGTCGAGCTTTTGACCCCAACTACCTGGTAGTACAGTTTGACAGCCCCGAAGGCCCGTATATGGCAGCCGATCTGAACGCTGTTAAAACATTACCAGCCGGCACCCAGGCAACACCAACTCCGTGGGTGCCGCATACAGATAACATCAACAAATTCTTCGGTACTGGTATCACCACTCAAAACAACATTGCTTTTGAGAGCGGAGACGATAAAAACAGCTACCGTTTCTCTGCCGGTAACCTGTATAATCATGGTAACGTGGGTAATATAGACCTGGTTAGAAACAGCTTCTCCTTCCGTGCCCAAAATAAACTGACCGACAAACTAACCTCTAACGTTTACCTGGATTATGTGAACAGCTATAGCGATAACCGCCCCAACATTGGTTATGGCTCTGAAAACGTAATGTACACCTTCCACGGTGTGTACGGTATGCCTTTGAACGTTAACATCGAGTCGCTGAAACGTACCTGGGCTGCCGGACAGACTGATTTAAGCCAATTCAGATACTGGGCTAATCACGATAACCCTTACCTTACCGTTAACGATAACACCAACAGCTTTAAAAAGAACCGCATTATTGGTAATGCACAGCTGAACTATCAGTTCTCTAAAGAGCTAAGTGCGTTTGTTCGGACCGGTATTGACGAGTATACTGATAACCGCGAAGGCAAAAGGGTTTTCGGTACTGTAAGGTTCCCTACAGGTGGTTTCAGAACTGATGATGTTAACTACGTTGAAAATAATACCGATTTCCTGTTAAACTATAAACCGGCTGATACCGGCGATTTCCACGTGAGTTTATCTGGTGGTGGCAACCGCTTTAAACAAAGCATCAACTACATCCGCAACATTGCTAACTCACTTATCGCTCCAGATCTGTATAACTTCAGCAACGCGCTTACGCTGTTACCTCCTGAATATATTAAACAGGATCGTGCTACCTACAGCTTATACGGTTTCGGTGATTTTGACTACAAAGGCCTGCTTTACCTGAATGTTACCGGCCGTAATGATTGGTCTAGTACCTTGCCAACCAACAAAAACTCTTATTTCTACCCATCAGCTTCATTAAGCGCCGTGGTATCTGATATGGTAACACTGCCAAAAGCTATTTCGTTCTTTAAAGTAAGAGTATCGGCAGCGCAGGTTGGTCACGATGCTGATCCTTATTCTATCAACAACACTTATACTACCAACACGCCGTTTAACAGTACGCCGCTTACCACCATTACCAACGTACTGGCTAACAGCAACCTGAAACCATCTACCACCAACTCTTATGAGACCGGTTTTGATCTGCGTTTCCTGCAAGACAGACTGGGTCTTGATTTCACCTACTATCAGTCAGATACCAAGGATGAGATTGTACAGGTGCCGGTTCCAATTTCTTCAGGCTTTACCGCAGCATTTGTTAACGGCGGCAAGATCAGAGACAAAGGTGTTGAGGTTGTGCTAACTGCTACTCCATTAAAATCTGAACACGGCTTAAACTGGCACACCACTTTCAACTTTAGCCATGACGTGTCTACCGTAACCGGTTTGCCTGACGGCTTAACCAGCTACAAATATGCCGACGTTACTCAGTATGATCGTTACTACCGCTCTATCCAGTACTATGCCGTAGTTGGCGAGCGCATGGGTAACATGTATGGCCGTTATTTTAAACGCGCTCCTGACGGTCAGATCATTTATCAGAACGGCTTGCCGGTTACTTCTAACGAAACCGACCGCAAGGTGCTGGGCAACTATAACCCAGACTTTATATTGGGCTGGTACAACACCTTTAGCTACAAAAACTTCAATTTTGATATGACCTGGGATTGGCGTCAGGGCGGCAGCTATTACTCTTACACAGAGCTGGGCCTGCTGCAGGGCGGTATGTCGCCAGCTACACTGCCAGGCCGCGCCGAAGGCGGCATTGTTGGCCAGGGTGTAATGCTTGATGGCAATGGCAACTATGTGCCAAACAACGTAAAGGTTACGGCTGCTAATTACTACCTGAACGGTATTTACAACCCTAACAACAACGAAGAATTTATGTATAGCGCCACCTACCTTAAACTACGCGAGGTAAAACTGGGCTATACCTTCAAACACATTATGGGTAAACGCTCTCCGGCTACTTTAAATGCCGCACTGGTTGGCCGCAACTTGTTATTATTTACCCAAAACAAGGACGTAGATCCTGAAAACCTTGCACTGAGAGGCAATAAAATATTACCAGGTATCGAGTTCCTGAGCTATCCATCTACCAGAAGCTTCGGTTTAAATGTCAACTTAAACTTCTAATTATTTCAAAGCTACAATCATGAATACTATCAGTAAATATATATCGGGCCTGCTGATCCTTTCTGCCGCAACCTTTAGCTCGTGCAAAAAGGAATTTCAGACACTAAACACCAATCCCAACCAGCTGGAAAAAGCAAATGATCCGTCTTTGCTGGGCAACATCGAGGTAACCAGCTTCTTTAACTCAGCTTATAACGCCTGGACGCTGGGCAACGGCATGAGCCAATATGCAACCTTCAGCCAAAGTTATTATAATACCCTGGCGCGTTACATTCCATCATCTAACCAGCCTTACTGGCAGGTTTTATACACCAACGCCCGTGATGCCAACCAGATCATTGCCGATTCTAAAGCCAACGGAAACACCTCAATGCAGGCATTGGGCTTGATCATGAGATCATACTCATTTGCGCAGTTGACAGACCTGTGGGGAGATATTCCGTTTAAAAATGCGCTGCAAGGCCAAAACGGTAACTTCACCGCCAGCTATGATAGTCAGCAAACTGTTTATACCGATTCTGGAATGGGTGTTCTGCCTTCTTTACGCGCGGCAGACAGCTTGTTAAAAAGCAGCGTAACAGCCATTACCGGCGATTTGGTTTATGGCGGCGACGTTACCAAATGGCGCAAATTCTGTAACGGTCTGCGTTTGCGTTATTTGTTAAGAGCATCGGGCAAATTGTCTACCGCTGCAGCAGAAATGCAGAGCATTGTGAGCAGCGGCATGATTTTCCAAAGTGCATCAGAAAGTGCAGAACTGGCCTTGCCTACCTCTGTGCCCTACGCTTTCCCAAGCGTTACTGAACGTTCTGGCGACTACAGCATCAAGTACCTGAATACGCTGATGTACAACTTCTATGTAAACACCGGCGACCAGGCCAGACTGAGCATGCTGTTTTCTAAAAACGTAAACAACCAATCGGCCAGCGGCTTTAATTTCTCTTATTACGGAGGTATGCCGGTTGTGGCCGACGCTAACACCACGCAGGTAAACAGTGGATCGGGTTTCAAC
This region of Mucilaginibacter yixingensis genomic DNA includes:
- a CDS encoding PAS domain-containing protein; its protein translation is MKFIDNEHLKELVNSAPIGIAVLDAATQKTELLNDKFLEIAGKPPHSIIGKWYWESFAEVRHLFEDDLNRASQGETIRREGLEIPLIRHGREEMIVINFVYAPLRSDAGEIVKVVVWVLENTKEVAQRLEEKAAKTAFQAERDRLKSFFMQAPAGICILEGPELVYELVNPAYQALMPERKLLGRPIFEALPELIGTPLETILRDVYHTGEAYTVRESLVPIAEFEGGPVHDRFFTFNYEARHGADGHVDGIMVFVFEVTEMLEVQQALRASHERAEQQKRLYETITSNTPDLMYVFSLDYRFLYANTALLNMWGKTAGEAVGKGLRENGYEEWHALMHEREIDQVRATKQPVRGEVGFPHATMGKRIYDYILIPVIGADGEVEAVAGTTRDVTDRKQAEESLQLMNEEMAASNEELATTNDELIQIQQLLQVSEQRSKSLMAAAPFPIGVYTGREMRILMANQAIIEVWGKGNDVIGKTYREVLPELAGQQIFEQLDRVFLTGETFHARSQRVDIEISGHLQPFYFNYSFTPLHDADGEVYGIMNTGADITDLVLAKQQVEQNEENLRNMVAQAPVAMCIMMGPSHVITVANALMVELWGKPQADVMNKPVFDALPDARGQGLELVIQNVYETGETFYASEMPVSLLRHGKPEVVYQNFVYKAYRDTSGKIAGVFAITIDVTAQVNARAEVQRANEEMAAANEELATTNKDLTEIQLRYEAINRELETSASRLRMAIESTGLGTWEYRLLTGELYWSKECRDVYGIPAGIEPTFSAFADHIHPDDRAVVEADIQKALDPAGDGHYNISYRILRFDTGETRWIKAQGNVYFEEQQPQLFIGTVVDIHDLKEADEKSAKLAAIIETSHDAIVSKTLEGIVTSWNESAQRVFGYSAEEMIGESIYKLIPPERYAEEPHILATIARGERINHFETKRVRSDGQLIDVSVTVSPIKDKAGRIIGVSKIARDITEKKLDETRKNDFIGMVSHELKTPLTSLSAVVQVAKLKLQHSEDSFLAGAMQKADQQVKRMTAMINGFLNISRLESGKIHIDKQTFDLIALLGEMIAEAELTAGGQQIRFSPCPAIPISADRDKIASVISNLLNNAIKYSPKGAEIDVHCMRSNAEVTVSVQDRGMGIKPEDLERIFDRYYRVESNHTRHIAGFGIGLYLSSEIIQRHGGKVWAESESDKGSTFYFSLPL
- a CDS encoding histone H1; this translates as MEKLAELKALVETAEKEGAAFYEKNNKAAGTRLRNALQEIKVIATDLRKDVTEKKNAAK
- a CDS encoding AraC family transcriptional regulator, yielding MSDENKVQEIEARQPAQKPRVLLNTYTGTQLAGEALVTDHIFSYILCGQHEVWVGGSRYTFGEGDFRFFKRNQLARYVKSPAGGSFKSLAVHIDQYTLREISDAYGLMADKSDDHSGAILLRPDNWLKGFADSLLPYVMQQQPDQRIVALKTRELVLLLLQNNPAFKNILFDFSEPGKIDMEAFMNSHYRYNVSLERFAFLTGRSLSGFKRDFEKLYQTSPGRWLVQKRLQEARYRIESQHEKPGDVYLDLGFEDLSHFSFAYKKAFGYAPNKRHSNINL
- a CDS encoding SDR family NAD(P)-dependent oxidoreductase, coding for MDIQLKGKRALVTGSSSGLGEAVAKLLAAEGATVIIHGRNKERVQATVADIIHLGGSAEVAIGDLSTDEGADAVAAAALRSGQIDILVNNAGETSHKSWGDATTEDWLSIYNTNVVSYVRMIQRIVPQMKSLGWGRVIHIGGGLAIQPIKEQPHYNATLAARHNLSVSLARTLKETGITSNVVSPGAVINPMVEEWLQNAASKFGWGTDPEEIKYKAVQDLIPNDTGRFGKPNEIAGAVAYLCSRYADYISGSVLRVDGGTIRCL
- a CDS encoding SusC/RagA family TonB-linked outer membrane protein — encoded protein: MRPIYSYFKIALSMIVFTIIATQSFAQQTRLIKGQVVDAADGTAIIGASVRVKGTRTGASADLNGNFQVTAHNGDVLVITYIGYVAQEVSVNSAPLTVRLAADKHALSEVVVTALGISKQSKSLGYAVQTLSASQVSNVPDPNLVNDLQGKLAGVQITNGSAGVGSTSRVVIRGENSFSGTNQPLFVVDGVPISNDTYFNDAVNNSSNQGTWAEVDWGNGASEVNPNDVESMSILKGPTAAALYGSRAANGAVVITTKKGKSKPGLAGIQFNSQTTIETVMRYPALQNQYGAGNGSVDYKYVNGAGSTENNIPNFGRAFDPNYLVVQFDSPEGPYMAADLNAVKTLPAGTQATPTPWVPHTDNINKFFGTGITTQNNIAFESGDDKNSYRFSAGNLYNHGNVGNIDLVRNSFSFRAQNKLTDKLTSNVYLDYVNSYSDNRPNIGYGSENVMYTFHGVYGMPLNVNIESLKRTWAAGQTDLSQFRYWANHDNPYLTVNDNTNSFKKNRIIGNAQLNYQFSKELSAFVRTGIDEYTDNREGKRVFGTVRFPTGGFRTDDVNYVENNTDFLLNYKPADTGDFHVSLSGGGNRFKQSINYIRNIANSLIAPDLYNFSNALTLLPPEYIKQDRATYSLYGFGDFDYKGLLYLNVTGRNDWSSTLPTNKNSYFYPSASLSAVVSDMVTLPKAISFFKVRVSAAQVGHDADPYSINNTYTTNTPFNSTPLTTITNVLANSNLKPSTTNSYETGFDLRFLQDRLGLDFTYYQSDTKDEIVQVPVPISSGFTAAFVNGGKIRDKGVEVVLTATPLKSEHGLNWHTTFNFSHDVSTVTGLPDGLTSYKYADVTQYDRYYRSIQYYAVVGERMGNMYGRYFKRAPDGQIIYQNGLPVTSNETDRKVLGNYNPDFILGWYNTFSYKNFNFDMTWDWRQGGSYYSYTELGLLQGGMSPATLPGRAEGGIVGQGVMLDGNGNYVPNNVKVTAANYYLNGIYNPNNNEEFMYSATYLKLREVKLGYTFKHIMGKRSPATLNAALVGRNLLLFTQNKDVDPENLALRGNKILPGIEFLSYPSTRSFGLNVNLNF
- a CDS encoding SusD/RagB family nutrient-binding outer membrane lipoprotein, which produces MNTISKYISGLLILSAATFSSCKKEFQTLNTNPNQLEKANDPSLLGNIEVTSFFNSAYNAWTLGNGMSQYATFSQSYYNTLARYIPSSNQPYWQVLYTNARDANQIIADSKANGNTSMQALGLIMRSYSFAQLTDLWGDIPFKNALQGQNGNFTASYDSQQTVYTDSGMGVLPSLRAADSLLKSSVTAITGDLVYGGDVTKWRKFCNGLRLRYLLRASGKLSTAAAEMQSIVSSGMIFQSASESAELALPTSVPYAFPSVTERSGDYSIKYLNTLMYNFYVNTGDQARLSMLFSKNVNNQSASGFNFSYYGGMPVVADANTTQVNSGSGFNSAIFVSSPSSIVLKARLLTYAEVQFILAEASLKNLISTGTAATYYTNGVAGAYADYGIDATTTAAYLTNPNVVFNPVNGLNQILTQKWAANLNVGFEGWLEYRRTGIPALDATSANLNNNKISSRFIYPPDEQTINAVNYKSELQKMGGTDNPNYKAWW